In Streptomyces rapamycinicus NRRL 5491, the genomic stretch CACGCCAACGGCGAGTCGGTGACCTCCACCGTGGCCCCCGCCCCCGCCGAGGAGCCGCGCCGCGCCCGTACGGCCTCCAAAGCGGCGAAAGCGGCCAGGGCGGCCACCGCGCCGGACTCCCCGCCCGCCCCCGAGGCGGACCCGCGGACCGAACTGGCCCGGCCCGCTCCCAGGAACGAGGCTCCGGCGGAGCCACCCCCGGAAGGCCCCGGCTACCGGCTGCACGCCCGGTGGCTGGCCGACGCCACCGACACCGAAGCGGCCTTCACCCGGCTGTACGCCGAGGCGCCGCACGCGTTCTGGCTCGACAGTTCGCGCGCCGAATCCGACGAGGCCCGCTTCTCCTTCCTCGGGGACGGCACGGGCCCGCTCGCCGAGTTCGTCCGCTACGACACCGGCACCGGCGGGTGCGAGGTCGAGCGGGCGGGACGGCCCGCCGTCCGGGTCGAGGGCGGCGTCTTCGACTACCTCAAGCGGGAGCTGACCCGCCGCCGGGTCAAGGCCCCCGAACTGCCCTTCGACTTCACCGGCGGCTATGTGGGCTACTTCGGCTACGAACTCAAGGCCGACTGCGGCTCCCCCAACCGCCACCGGGCCACCACCCCGGACGCCTGCTGGCTCTTCGCCGACCGGTTCGTCGCCGTCGACCACCAGGAGGGCGTCACCTACATCTGCTGCCTCGCCGAGGACACCCCCGACGGCCACCGGGAGGCGAAGGACTGGCTGGACACCACCGTGACCGTGCTCAGCGGGGTGCCGACGCTCACCGAGCCCGTCCCGCAACCGCCCGCCCTCGCCACCACGGCCGCCGTGGAGCCCTGGCTGGTGCGGGACCGGGAGCGGTACCTGGCCTCGATCGAGGCGTGTCTGCGGGAGCTGCGCGCCGGGGTGAGCTATGAGATCTGCCTGACCAACTCCGCCTGGCTGCCCGCCCCCGGCGACTCTTACGCCTTCTACCGGGCCCTGCGGCGGTTCAACCCGGCGCCGTACGCCGCCTATCTGCGGTTCGACGGCACCGATGTGGCCTGCGCCTCCCCCGAGCGCTTTCTGCGCATCACCCCCGACGGCACCGCCGAGGCCAAGCCGATCAAGGGCACCGCCCCGCGCGGCCAGAGCCCGGAGAAGGACGCGCGGGCGCTGGCCGCCCTCGCCTCCAGCCCCAAGGCCCGCGCCGAGAACCTGATGATCGTGGACCTGCTCCGCAACGACCTGGGGCGGGTGTGCGCGTCGGGCAGTGTGTACGTCCCGCGGCTGATGAACACCGAGACCTACGCCACCGTCCACCAGCTGGTCTCCACGGTACGCGGCCGGCTGCGCCCGGAGACCACCTCCGTCGACTGCGTCCGGGCCTGTTTCCCGGGCGGCTCCATGACCGGCGCGCCCAAGCTGCGCACGCTGGAGATCATCGACTCGCTGGAGACCGAGGCCCGCGGTGTGTACTCCGGCGCGCTCGGCTACCTCAGCTGCAACGGCGCGGCCGACCTCAACATCGTCATCCGCACGGCCGTGTTCACCGGTGGCCGGATGCACATCGGCGCGGGCGGCGCCATCGTGCTCGATTCCGATCCGGCCGAGGAGTACGAGGAGATGCTGCTGAAGACCGCCGCCACCATGCGCGCCTACCAGGCCGTGGAGCCCGCGTCCGGAGGCGAGCCCGCGTCCGCCGGGGAGATCGACGATCTGCTGGTGGCCGCCGCCGCGGGGCCGCCCGCCCGCACGGCGAAGGAGCTCGGCCGGTGACCGCCGTATCGGTGTCCGCCCCGCCCATGCCCGTCGGGCCCACCGTCTCGGCCAATGTGGCCGCGCACCTCGCGGCGCTCGCGGACCGCCGCGGCTGGTCCGGCCGGGCCGCCTTCCTGGAGGGCCACCGGGTCTGGGCCCACGGCGAGGTCCACGACCGCGCCGAGCGCGCGGCCACCGTGCTGGCGGGCCGGGGGGTGGCGGCCGGTGACCGGGTGCTGCTGGCATTACCCGACGGCATCATGTGGGTGACCACGTTCCTGGCCGCCGCCCGGCTGGGCGCCGTGGCGGTGCTGGTCAACCCCGCGCTCACCGCCGACGACCACCGCTTCATGGCCGAGGACTCGCGCACCGCGCTGGCCGTCTCCGGCCCCGGGCTCCAGGACCACTTCGACGGCGTCCCCTGGCTCGGCGCCGATCAGCTGTCGGCCCTGACCGGCCCGCCCGCCACGCTGGGCTCGGTGGCCCCGGCCCCGGCGGCGGAGCCGGTGACGGCCGCCACCCCGCTCTACGTCCAGTACACCTCCGGGACCACCGGCCGCCCCAAGGCGGTGGTCCACAGCCACGGCGATGTGGCCGCCTATCACGACCTGGTCGGGCAGGAGGTGCTGGACATCGGCCCGGCGGACGTGTCGTTCTCGGTGTCCAAGCTGTTCTACGCCTACGGCTTCGGGAACGCCTTCGCCTTCCCCCTCTTCTCGGGGTCGGCCGCGGTGCTCACCGCGGACCACCCCGGACCTGCCCTCGTCGACGACCTCGTGGCCCGGCACCGGGTGACCCTGCTGTACTCGGTGCCGTCCTCGTACGCCACCCTGGTGGACGAGCGCGGCACCGGCCACACGGCCTGCTTCACCTCCGTCCGCGCCGCAATCAGCGCGGGCGAGGGGCTGCCGCCCGCCCTCGGTGAGCGGGTCGGTGAACTGCTCGGCGCGCCGGTGCTGGAGCAGATCGGCTCCACCGAGGCGGGCCACGCCTTCTGCGCCAACACGGTGTGGGACAACGTCCCCGGCACCCTCGGCCGTCCGGTGCCCCGCTTCGAGCTGGAGCTACGGGACGGCGAGGGCGCCGTGGTGGCGGACGGCGCCGACGGCTCGGCCGAGGGCGAGCTGTGGGTGCGGGGCCCGACGGTGGTCACCGGCCGCCCGGAGGACGGCGGTTGGCTCGCCACCCGGGACCGGGCCCGGCGCGGGCGCGACGGGACCTATCGCCATCTGGGCCGGGTGGACGACCTGGAGATGGTCGGCGGGATCACCGTGTCGCCGCTGGAGGTCGAGGAGGTGCTGCGGCAGCACCCGTCGGTACGGGAGGTGGCGGTGGCGGCCGTCCCCGACGAGCGGGGCGCGACCCGGCTGCGCGCCTATGTCGTACCGGCGGCCGACGCGAGCGGCCGGACGGACGGCCGGGACGGCTCGGGCAATCCGCGCGGCCCGGGCGGCCCGGCGGTGGACGAGGAGACGCTGACGGCCGATCTGATCGCGCTGGCCCGGCGGCGTCTCGCCGCCTACAAGGCGCCGCGCACCGTACGCCTGGTGGCCTCGCTGCCGCGCACTCCGACGGGGAAGCTGCGGCGCCATGTCGTCCGTACGGGCCGCTGGTGACGGGTCGGCCCGGCTTGCCGGCCGCGCCGGAGCGCGCCGCCCCCTGACCGACTTCGAACGAAGAGGACCTCGATATGTTGCAGCGGCTTCTCCCCGAGCGCGGGTTCTATCTGGGGCTGATGTTCCAGGAGGCCGCGGCCCGGCACGGCAGGGTCAGGGTGACCCTGGACCGGCCACTGGACGTCGCCCCCGGCGCCGGTACCGACCTCGGCTACACCGAACTGGCCGATCTGGTCGACGACCTGGCCGCCCGGCTGTGGTCGGCGGGGGTGCGCCCGAGTGAGCATGTGGCGATCCTCAAGGGCGACAACGTCGACATCGTGCTGCTGACCTGTGCCGTCTCCAGGATCGGCGCGGTCCCGGCGCTGCTGTCGCCCTCGCTGGACGGACACGTGGCCGCGGTGCTGCTGGACCGGCTGCACGCCCCCTGGCTGATCACTGACCGGGCGACCCTGGAGTCCACGCTGAGCACGGTGGACACCACCCTGGCCCGGGGCGTGCTGACGGTGGACGAGGCGCCCGGGAACACCATCGCGCTGGCCGCGCTCGCCGGGGTGCCGCGCCGCCCGGCCATCCGGCTCCACCCCCGGGAGCCCTCGCTGATCACCCACAGTTCGGGGACCACCGGGATACCGAAGCTGGCCGTGCACTGCCCGCACACCATGTGGCACCGGCTGGTGCCCCAGCAGGCGCTGGGCCGGGCCACTCGCGGGGAGGCGGCCGCGCTGCACATGTCGTTCGTCCACTCCCGCTTCTACCACCTGCTGGGCGTACTGCTGCACTTCGGCAGCCCGCTGCTGCTCCTCGTCGATCCCGACCCGGCCCACGCCGGCCCGCTGCTGGCGGCGCACCGCCCCGGCATCGTGGAGACGCATCCCAACACCTATGTGCTGTGGGAGGACCTGGCCGACGCGCCGAACGGCCCGCTGTCCAACGTCCGGGCGTACGGCTCCACGTTCGACGCCATCCACCCCCGTACGGTGCGGCGGCTGCTCGCCGCGTCCCGGCGCCGCGACCCCCGGCTGATGCAGCTGTACGGGCAGAGCGAGACCGGGCCCATCGCCTTCGGCTGGTGCACCCGGCGGGGCGCGGACCGGGTGGAGGCACGGCGGGTGGGCACCGGCATCCCCGGGTTCACCAGGATCCGGGTGGTGGACGAGCGGGGCCGCAAGTGCCCGCCGGGCGCGACGGGAGCCATCGAGGCCCGCACCCGCGGCCGGATCCTCACCTATCTCGGCGCGCCGGAGAGTTACGCCCGGCAGGTGGACCGGGGCTGGTGGCGGATGGGCGACATGGGCTACCGCGACCGGTGGGGCGCGCTGTATCTGCTGGACCGCGAGGTGGACCAGATCTCCACCGTGGACAGCACGCTGGAGGTGGAGGACGAGTTGCTGTCGCGGTTCGCCGACCTCCGGGAAGTGATCATCGTCCACGGTCCGGGGCGCGAGCCGGTACCGGTGGTGTGCACCCGGGGGAACGAGCCACTGGACCCCGACAGCTGGCGGCGGGCGACCGAGGATCTCCCGGCGCTGGCCGAGCCGGTGCAGTGCCGCTTCGAGGATCTGCCGCGCACCGCCACCTGGAAGATCAAGCGGCTGGAGATCGCCCGGCAGCTCGCCGCGGGTGAGCTGCCCACCCTGTCCACCGCACCGGCCGGTGGCTGACGTGGCGGCGGCCAAGGGCGGCGGGCCGGTTCTGGTGGTGGGCGCCGGGCCGGTCGGGATGACGGCGGCGCTCACCCTGCGCGCCGCCGGGCTGCCGGTCCTGGTGCTGGAGGCCGGGGCGCGGGACCGGGTGCGCCCCGGCAGCCGCGCGCTGTTCGTCCACCGGCGGTCGCTGCGGCTGCTGGAGCGGGCCCGCCCGGGGCTGGGCGCGCGGATCGCGGCGTACGGGACCACCTGGCGCACCCGGCGCACCCTCTACCGGGGCCGCGAGGTGTTCGCGCAGACCTTTCCGCGGGCCTCCGGGGACGGGGCCGCGGCCCTGCCCGCGTTCACCAGCCTGCGCCAGGTGGACACCGAGCGGTTCCTCCACGAGGCGTGTGCGGAGGCGGGCGTGGAGTTCCGATTCGACGCCGAGGTGGACGAGGTGCGCGCGGACGGCGACGGGGTGACGGTGACCGACAAGGCCGGCGGGAGCTGGACGGCCGGCCATGTCATCGCCGCCGACGGGGCCCGTTCGGGGGTGCGCAAGGCGCTGGGCATCCCGCTGGAGGGCACCCGGTCCGACGGCTATCACGTGGTCGTGGACGTGGCGGATCCGCCCGGCGGGGACCTGCCGGTCGAGCGGGTCTTCCACTACGAGCACCCCGGTACCGGCGGCCGCACCGTGCTGCGGGTGCCGTTCACCGGGGGCTTCCAGATCGATCTGCAGTGCCGCGCGGACGATCCGCCGGAGTCCTTCGGCACCGAGAAGGCGCTGCGCCGCTGGCTGCCCCGGCTGGTGGGCGAGGACTGCGCCCACCGGGTGCTGTGGGTGTCGCGCTACCACTTCCTGCGCAAGGTCGCCGCGTCGTTCGCGGATCCGTCCGGCCGGGTGCTGCTGGCGGGCGAGGCGGCGCATCTCTTCCCGCCCTTCGGGGCCCGCGGCATGAACAGCGGGATCGCGGACGCGGTCGCGGCGGCGGAGGCGGTGTCGGCGGCATGCTCCGAGCCATCGCGGGGACCCGCGACGGTGGCCGGGTACGCCTCCGCCCGCCGGAGCGCTGCTCTCTACAACAGCGAGGCCGCCGGGGCGGCCCTGGACCATCTGCGGCCCCGGCCGTGGAAGCGGGCGACCCAGCGCGCGGCGGCCGCGCTGTCCCCGGTGGTCCCCCGCTGCGGGGAGTGGCTGGAACGCGCCCCCTACGGGCCCCGGGGCGGCCCGGCGCACGGCTATTGACCGGCAATCCAGTGAGCGCGGCTAGGAACCCGGCCGGACAACGGAACAACGGAACGCGGACGTAGGGCATCGGGGCAGCACGGCATCGGACATCGAGAACGTCGAGCACATCGAGCACATCTGGAACGTCGAGCACATCGGGACGGAGACGTGGAAGCGGACATGGTCGCCACACAGAACATCGGTCACGCCGATGCGTCGGACCAGAAGCAGTGGACGCTGATGTGGCGCGAGGACGGCGGGCTGATGCCCTCCCGGGCGGTGCCGGACAGCGCGCTGCTGGCCGCCGACTCCTGGCTGATCGACGACGGGCGGGTGCGCGGGCTCGACCACCACCGCCGCCGGTTCGTCGCCGCGTGCGTCGAGGCGAGCGGCGACTCCCCCGCCCGGATCGAGAGCTTCTGGCGCGACGCGATCGCCGCCCTGCCCCGCACCGAGCGCTGGTTCCCCCGGGTCGAGCTGGCCGGTCCCGAACCGGCCCGGCTGTTCCTGCGGGTCCGGCCCGCGCCGCCGCGGACCGTCAATGTGACCGTATGCCTGACCGAGGAGTTCGATCCGCGGTCGCATCCCCGCCGCACCGGCCCCGACCTCTCCCTCCTCGCGCATCTGCGGGACCGGGCGGCCGCCCGCGGCGCGCAGGAACTGCTGCTCACCACCCCCTCCGGGCTGGTGCTCGAGGGCACCGCGGCGAGCGTCCTGTGGTGGGAGGACGACGTGCTGTGTCTGCCGCCCCCGGAGCTTCCGCTGCTGGCGGGCGTGACCTCGACCCTGATCCAGGACCGGGCTGCCGAGCTGGGCGTCCGCACCGAGCACCGCCGCCGCACCGTGCAGGAGCTGGACGGCCGTGAGGTGTGGCTGGTCAACGCGGTGCACGGGATCCGCCCGGTGACCGCGTGGCTGGGCCGCCCGCTGCGGGCGGGCCCGGCGCTGCGCGCCGCCCCCTGGCAGACCTGGCTCAACGGCGTTCCCGACCCCCTGATCACCCAGTTCCCCCCGATCCCCCGACCACGACTTGACCATAAGTGACCGCGACTGACCGCGACTGACCGCGACGAACGGAGTTCACCGATGACGACGACCACCCCGGCCCGCACCACCGCCCGGCTGGATCTGAAGGGCCTCGCCCCCGAGGTGTCCGCCGCGATGGGCGAGCTGCACCGGGCGGCGGTGCGGGCCGCCCGGGCGGCGGGGGTCGAGCCCGAGCTGCTCGAGCTGGTCAGGATCCGTGCCTCGCAGCTCAACGGCTGCGCGTTCTGCCTGGACATGCACACCAAGGACGCCCGCGCCCAGGGCGAGACCGAGCAGCGGATCCACACCCTCGCCGCCTGGCGGGAGACCCCGTTCTTCACCGAGCGGGAGCGGGCCGCGCTCGCGCTGACCGAGGCGGTGACCTCGGTCCAGGACGGCCATGTGCCGGACGAGGTCTACGCGGCCGTCCGTGAGGTCTTCGACGAACCGCAGGTGGCGGCCGTGATCTGGGCCGCCGTCGTGATCAACGCCTACAACCGCACGGCGATCAGCGCGCGGATGGTGCCCGGCGCCTATCAGCCCGCCCCGCGCACCTGACCCCGACGCCCGCGCGACCGCGCGCCGGCGTCAGCACCCGCTGGAGGCCAGACCATGAACACCCACGGACCGCGACGCGTATTCGGGCCGCGTCCGCCCCTGCTCAAGCGTCCGGCCAGGGGGCCCAACCCGCTGCGCCGCCGGACGGACCGGATCCAGACCTGGTGCACCGTGCTGTTCGCGCTGGTCCTCGTGGTCGGGCTGCCGGCCGCCGCGATCAGCGCGGGGTACGCGGCACACGCCTCCCAGATGCGCGTCGTGGCCGCCGAGACCTCGGCCCGGCACCAGATCACCGCACGGCTCGCCGATGCCACCCCCGGCCCGGCCCACAGCGATGTACGGGAGCCGCGGCAGGCGCGGGTGCGCTGGGTCGCGGATGACGGTGAGCGCCATACGGGCACCGCCACGGTGGCGGGCGACGGCGACTCGGGGGACGCGGTACGGGTCTGGGTGAACCGCGAGGGCGCCCTGGCGCAGCCGCCCTCCTCCCCGTCGACCGCGCGGACTATGGGCTGGTTCACCGGCTGTATCACCGCGGCGACGGTGGCCGCGCTCGCGTTCACGGGGCGGGCCCGGGTCCGGCGGGCCCTGGACCGCAGAAGTTACGCGCGCTGGGAGGCAGAGTGGAAGGTGGTGGAACCCGCGTGGTCCGGCAGGAACCGCCGCTGAGCGGGGCTCCGGCCGCCGCCACGGGTTCCGGCCGCTTCCGACGCCAGAAGCGGCCGCCTGAAGGTGCCGCCAGGAGGTGCCTTCCGAAGGTGCCTCCCGAAGGTGAGGAGCAGACCATGTCGCACACAGTGGAGTGGAAGGTCCATCTCTATCTCTCCGAGGACGAGGGGCGGACCAGGGCGCGGGTGGAGCTGGACACCGGGTCCACGGCGCTCACCGGCCGGGGGCTGGCCCGGTGCAACCCGGACGACGAGGACGTGCCCGTGATCGGCGATGAGCTCGCCGCCGGGCGGGCGCTCAGCGATCTGGCGCAGCAGCTGGCGCAGGCCGCCGAGCACGACCTGGAGAGCGCGGGCGCGCCCCCGGCCTCGCGCAGACCACGGCCCGGCTACGGCTGGATCGCCTGAGGGAGGTCGTGCATCGGCCGCCGGCCGGCTCCGCCGTACCGCACTGGCCATTATTTATGAATACATCTTGACAGCCCGTTGGCGCCCCCGGACGATGAACCGATCTCCCGTCTCTGTCATCGCCGAGCCGCCGACCGCGGGGAGCCCCTGTGACGCTGTCGCCGCATCTGCCGGACAAACTGACCATCTCACTCTGGGACTTCAGCTGGTACACCCGCACCGGCCCGGATGAGCCCTTCGCCGATCTCGACCGCGCCTTCGAGGACGCCGTGGCCCGCGGCTACAACACGGTGCGCGTCTGCGCCATGCCGTTCCTGCTCTTCGGCTCCCGGCTGGACACGACCAAGCTGCGGCCGTCGGCGCTGGGCGGCGCGTACGGACAGCGGATGCGCTGGTACGACCTGGGCGGCGGGGGCGAGATCGACGGACGGGCCCGGCTGCGCGAGCTGTTCGAGGCGGCCCTGCGCCATGACTGCTTCGTCATCCTCTCCAGCTGGGAGTACCAGCAGAGCCCGTCGTTCGGCGAGGACCGCGCCTGGTTCGACGCGCTGATGGCCGTCGATCCCGAGCGGCGCGCCGAGGCGCTCGCGGACGCGCTGGCCGATCTGATCGACTTCCTGGTGATCCACGGTCTGGACGACCGGATCGCCTTCACCGAGCTGCACAACGAGGTCCAGGGCAGCCGGCTCACCGAAGGGCTGGACGGCCAGGACAAGGTCGTCGCCCTGCGGCCACGGCTGGAGCGGGGCATCGCCCGGTTCAAGGAGCGCCACCCCAACCGGCCGGTCACGGTCAACTACGCCAAGGTGCCGGTCGGTTCGCTGCGCGGGGTCCCCCGCGAGGTGGATGTCGCGGTCTTCCACCCCTATGTCTACGGGGTGCTGGACGAGCTGCTGACCACCTTCGCCGTCCGCGACCGGACCCGCCCCTTCCCCCAGGAGGCGGTCCGCCGGGAGCTGCTGCGCCCCGGCGCCCCCGATCTGGCCGACTGGGCCCCGCCGCCCGGCGACCGATGGCGGCTGGAGGCCACCACGGTCGGCTCCCGGGAGATCTACGTCCACGACTGGTGCGACCCCGACCGCTGGGACGCCTGGCTGTACGACCGCTACGCCGTGCACCGGCTGGCGATGGACCAGCTGCTGGTCACCTGGATCGAGGCGGCCGCGGACTGGGCCGCCGCGAGCGGGGTCCCACTGGTCTTCGGCGAGGGCTGGATCGGCTACACCCCGCTGCACGGGACCTTCGAGGAGGGCCCGGTAGGGGCCGCGTTCTGCCGCCGCGCCGTCGAGGAGTCGGCACGGGTGGGCGCGTGGGGCGCGGTGGTGTGCTCCAACGCGGCGCCCCAGCACCCGATGTGGCAGGACATCGCGCTGCAGCGGGAGTGCAACGCGGTGCTGCGCGGCTGAGGACGGGCCCGTACGGCACCGCGTTGGCCCGCGCCCCGGGGCCGTACGGGATCCGCTCGGACCTCGAGCGCCGCTGGAGCCGCGCTCGTACCGGTAGCCGCGCTCCCTTACGGGTACGGACATCACATCCCCTTGGCGGTGACGGCTGAAAGGGCCCGGATGTGACGACGTCCCCAGCGGATCCCAGCGAACGTGCTGCCGGGCGGGCCCCGCGCCGTGCGCTGGTGGCCGGTTCGGTCGGCAACTTCATCGAGTGGTACGAGTTCGGTGTCTACGGTTTCTTCGCGACGATCATCGCCGCGAACTTCTTCACCCCGGACGGCGGCAACGAGCTCGAGGGCCTGGTCAAGACCTACGCCTCCTTCGGGATCGCGTTCTTCTTCCGCCCCATCGGCGCCGCCGTCTTCGGCCGGATCGGCGACCGGATCGGCCGCCGGCCCACGCTGATCCTGGTGCTGCTGCTGATGACCGGCGCCACGACGCTCATCGGAGCGCTGCCCACGTACGACACGCTGGGCGCGGCCGCGCCCTGGCTGCTCACCCTGTTGCGGATCCTCCAGGGTCTCTCCGCGGGCGGGGAGTTCGGCGGTGCGGTGTCGATCATGACGGAGTTCGCTCCACCGGGCCGCCGCGGGCTGTACGGGGCGTGGCAGTCGTTCACCGTGGCGCTGGGGCTGCTGGCCGGGGCCGGGGTGGCGGCGGTGCTGGCCACCGTGATGAGCGAGGAGTCACTGGGCGACTGGGGCTGGCGGCTGCCGTTCCTGCTGACCCTGCCGATCGGGCTGGTGGCCCTGTGGCTGCGGCTGAGGCTGGAGGAGACCCCCTTCTTCCGCGCGACGGCGGACGGGTCCACCGGCACGGCGTCGGCCGCCGGGCCGGAGCGGGTGGCGGACCCCCGCGAGGTGGCCGGGGCCATCGTCATGGGGGCCGCGCGCATCATGGGCTGGGCGGCGGCCGGTTACACCTTCCTGGTCGTCATGCCCTCGTATCTCCAGGCCACCTTGAACGCCACCTTCCAGCAGGCGCTGGTCGCCACCGTCGTGGCCAACGCGGGCTTCGCGCTCGCCATCCTCCCGGCGGGGCTGCTCAGCGACCGGATCGGGCGGCGGCCGGTGATGCTGACCGGGGCCGCGCTGGTGGCGGTGCTGGCCTTCCCGCTGCTCAATGTCCTACAGGAGCCGGACAGTTCGGCATGGGTCCAGGGGGCGG encodes the following:
- a CDS encoding FAD-dependent monooxygenase, whose product is MADVAAAKGGGPVLVVGAGPVGMTAALTLRAAGLPVLVLEAGARDRVRPGSRALFVHRRSLRLLERARPGLGARIAAYGTTWRTRRTLYRGREVFAQTFPRASGDGAAALPAFTSLRQVDTERFLHEACAEAGVEFRFDAEVDEVRADGDGVTVTDKAGGSWTAGHVIAADGARSGVRKALGIPLEGTRSDGYHVVVDVADPPGGDLPVERVFHYEHPGTGGRTVLRVPFTGGFQIDLQCRADDPPESFGTEKALRRWLPRLVGEDCAHRVLWVSRYHFLRKVAASFADPSGRVLLAGEAAHLFPPFGARGMNSGIADAVAAAEAVSAACSEPSRGPATVAGYASARRSAALYNSEAAGAALDHLRPRPWKRATQRAAAALSPVVPRCGEWLERAPYGPRGGPAHGY
- a CDS encoding class I adenylate-forming enzyme family protein encodes the protein MLQRLLPERGFYLGLMFQEAAARHGRVRVTLDRPLDVAPGAGTDLGYTELADLVDDLAARLWSAGVRPSEHVAILKGDNVDIVLLTCAVSRIGAVPALLSPSLDGHVAAVLLDRLHAPWLITDRATLESTLSTVDTTLARGVLTVDEAPGNTIALAALAGVPRRPAIRLHPREPSLITHSSGTTGIPKLAVHCPHTMWHRLVPQQALGRATRGEAAALHMSFVHSRFYHLLGVLLHFGSPLLLLVDPDPAHAGPLLAAHRPGIVETHPNTYVLWEDLADAPNGPLSNVRAYGSTFDAIHPRTVRRLLAASRRRDPRLMQLYGQSETGPIAFGWCTRRGADRVEARRVGTGIPGFTRIRVVDERGRKCPPGATGAIEARTRGRILTYLGAPESYARQVDRGWWRMGDMGYRDRWGALYLLDREVDQISTVDSTLEVEDELLSRFADLREVIIVHGPGREPVPVVCTRGNEPLDPDSWRRATEDLPALAEPVQCRFEDLPRTATWKIKRLEIARQLAAGELPTLSTAPAGG
- a CDS encoding cellulase-like family protein; translated protein: MTLSPHLPDKLTISLWDFSWYTRTGPDEPFADLDRAFEDAVARGYNTVRVCAMPFLLFGSRLDTTKLRPSALGGAYGQRMRWYDLGGGGEIDGRARLRELFEAALRHDCFVILSSWEYQQSPSFGEDRAWFDALMAVDPERRAEALADALADLIDFLVIHGLDDRIAFTELHNEVQGSRLTEGLDGQDKVVALRPRLERGIARFKERHPNRPVTVNYAKVPVGSLRGVPREVDVAVFHPYVYGVLDELLTTFAVRDRTRPFPQEAVRRELLRPGAPDLADWAPPPGDRWRLEATTVGSREIYVHDWCDPDRWDAWLYDRYAVHRLAMDQLLVTWIEAAADWAAASGVPLVFGEGWIGYTPLHGTFEEGPVGAAFCRRAVEESARVGAWGAVVCSNAAPQHPMWQDIALQRECNAVLRG
- a CDS encoding AMP-binding protein, which codes for MPVGPTVSANVAAHLAALADRRGWSGRAAFLEGHRVWAHGEVHDRAERAATVLAGRGVAAGDRVLLALPDGIMWVTTFLAAARLGAVAVLVNPALTADDHRFMAEDSRTALAVSGPGLQDHFDGVPWLGADQLSALTGPPATLGSVAPAPAAEPVTAATPLYVQYTSGTTGRPKAVVHSHGDVAAYHDLVGQEVLDIGPADVSFSVSKLFYAYGFGNAFAFPLFSGSAAVLTADHPGPALVDDLVARHRVTLLYSVPSSYATLVDERGTGHTACFTSVRAAISAGEGLPPALGERVGELLGAPVLEQIGSTEAGHAFCANTVWDNVPGTLGRPVPRFELELRDGEGAVVADGADGSAEGELWVRGPTVVTGRPEDGGWLATRDRARRGRDGTYRHLGRVDDLEMVGGITVSPLEVEEVLRQHPSVREVAVAAVPDERGATRLRAYVVPAADASGRTDGRDGSGNPRGPGGPAVDEETLTADLIALARRRLAAYKAPRTVRLVASLPRTPTGKLRRHVVRTGRW
- the pabB gene encoding aminodeoxychorismate synthase component I — protein: MESLRTLLVDHYDSYTYNLFHLLTEVNGEEPEVLLHDAPECADIDLSAFDNIVLSPGPGHPADPRDFGATARLIERSPIPVLGVCLGHQGIALGAQARVVSAPEPKHGHLSRIKHGGRGLFRGLPQDFTAVRYHSLCVAEPLPLGLQGIAWSEDGVLMALRHRARPLWGVQFHPESVLTGYGHRMLGNFRDLTIEHANGESVTSTVAPAPAEEPRRARTASKAAKAARAATAPDSPPAPEADPRTELARPAPRNEAPAEPPPEGPGYRLHARWLADATDTEAAFTRLYAEAPHAFWLDSSRAESDEARFSFLGDGTGPLAEFVRYDTGTGGCEVERAGRPAVRVEGGVFDYLKRELTRRRVKAPELPFDFTGGYVGYFGYELKADCGSPNRHRATTPDACWLFADRFVAVDHQEGVTYICCLAEDTPDGHREAKDWLDTTVTVLSGVPTLTEPVPQPPALATTAAVEPWLVRDRERYLASIEACLRELRAGVSYEICLTNSAWLPAPGDSYAFYRALRRFNPAPYAAYLRFDGTDVACASPERFLRITPDGTAEAKPIKGTAPRGQSPEKDARALAALASSPKARAENLMIVDLLRNDLGRVCASGSVYVPRLMNTETYATVHQLVSTVRGRLRPETTSVDCVRACFPGGSMTGAPKLRTLEIIDSLETEARGVYSGALGYLSCNGAADLNIVIRTAVFTGGRMHIGAGGAIVLDSDPAEEYEEMLLKTAATMRAYQAVEPASGGEPASAGEIDDLLVAAAAGPPARTAKELGR
- a CDS encoding MFS transporter, whose protein sequence is MTTSPADPSERAAGRAPRRALVAGSVGNFIEWYEFGVYGFFATIIAANFFTPDGGNELEGLVKTYASFGIAFFFRPIGAAVFGRIGDRIGRRPTLILVLLLMTGATTLIGALPTYDTLGAAAPWLLTLLRILQGLSAGGEFGGAVSIMTEFAPPGRRGLYGAWQSFTVALGLLAGAGVAAVLATVMSEESLGDWGWRLPFLLTLPIGLVALWLRLRLEETPFFRATADGSTGTASAAGPERVADPREVAGAIVMGAARIMGWAAAGYTFLVVMPSYLQATLNATFQQALVATVVANAGFALAILPAGLLSDRIGRRPVMLTGAALVAVLAFPLLNVLQEPDSSAWVQGAAVFVAGVVVGLMAGPGPAMLAEMFPTRVRYTGLGLAYALSNAVFSGCAGLIITEVIKHTGEVDTPAYYVTVTCAISVAALATLRGEHHRGALPGAARPTTGAEREEETPCG
- a CDS encoding DUF1876 domain-containing protein yields the protein MSHTVEWKVHLYLSEDEGRTRARVELDTGSTALTGRGLARCNPDDEDVPVIGDELAAGRALSDLAQQLAQAAEHDLESAGAPPASRRPRPGYGWIA
- a CDS encoding aminotransferase class IV, yielding MVATQNIGHADASDQKQWTLMWREDGGLMPSRAVPDSALLAADSWLIDDGRVRGLDHHRRRFVAACVEASGDSPARIESFWRDAIAALPRTERWFPRVELAGPEPARLFLRVRPAPPRTVNVTVCLTEEFDPRSHPRRTGPDLSLLAHLRDRAAARGAQELLLTTPSGLVLEGTAASVLWWEDDVLCLPPPELPLLAGVTSTLIQDRAAELGVRTEHRRRTVQELDGREVWLVNAVHGIRPVTAWLGRPLRAGPALRAAPWQTWLNGVPDPLITQFPPIPRPRLDHK
- a CDS encoding carboxymuconolactone decarboxylase family protein, with the protein product MTTTTPARTTARLDLKGLAPEVSAAMGELHRAAVRAARAAGVEPELLELVRIRASQLNGCAFCLDMHTKDARAQGETEQRIHTLAAWRETPFFTERERAALALTEAVTSVQDGHVPDEVYAAVREVFDEPQVAAVIWAAVVINAYNRTAISARMVPGAYQPAPRT